The Terriglobus tenax genome contains a region encoding:
- a CDS encoding alpha/beta fold hydrolase, whose translation MFKKLYSDWMYAWETRLTTRDTNRLVRPMEWGFDWLEEWGTHIEEDPLGSMKAINGHIVANADEFFSYQTPTDFRLERRYPQLFPTNVRPETLAQDALLKANAEEGLIEPADFLRFTSAVRTQYPENDIVNARWYPAPEHKDPKRPKQAIIVMPQWNADAFSHNVLCELFNKSGVSALRLSKPYHDIRRPAELERSDYAVSSNIGRTIEAVRQAVVDVRSCVDWLQQQGYTHFGVLGTSLGSEYAFLSAAFDQRLKVCAFNHASTSFGDVVWQGQSTRHVRAAFEQAGLSREDVVACFEAISPRNYMEHFARVKDRQTLVVYATYDLTFPLEFSLEVLRSFEQRGIPHTPRVLPCGHYVVGEKPYAWIDGWYLGTFVHRAFKRLRSAG comes from the coding sequence ATGTTCAAGAAGCTGTATTCAGACTGGATGTATGCGTGGGAGACACGCCTGACCACACGCGATACCAACCGCCTTGTCCGCCCCATGGAGTGGGGCTTTGACTGGCTGGAGGAGTGGGGCACGCACATCGAGGAAGACCCGCTCGGCTCCATGAAGGCCATCAATGGCCACATCGTCGCCAACGCGGACGAGTTCTTCAGCTACCAGACGCCCACCGACTTCCGGCTGGAGCGGCGGTACCCCCAGCTTTTCCCAACCAACGTGCGCCCGGAGACCCTGGCGCAGGATGCCCTGCTGAAGGCCAACGCCGAAGAGGGTCTGATTGAGCCGGCCGACTTCCTGCGTTTCACCTCGGCCGTGCGCACGCAGTATCCCGAAAACGACATCGTCAACGCTCGCTGGTATCCGGCGCCGGAACACAAAGACCCCAAACGTCCGAAGCAGGCCATCATCGTGATGCCGCAGTGGAATGCCGACGCCTTCAGCCACAACGTTCTGTGTGAGCTGTTCAATAAGTCCGGCGTCTCCGCGCTTCGGCTCTCGAAGCCCTACCACGACATCCGCCGGCCTGCGGAGCTGGAGCGCAGCGACTACGCCGTCAGTTCCAACATTGGCCGCACCATTGAGGCCGTTCGCCAGGCCGTCGTCGATGTGCGCAGTTGCGTGGACTGGCTTCAGCAGCAGGGCTACACGCACTTCGGTGTGCTGGGTACAAGCCTTGGCTCGGAATACGCCTTCCTCTCCGCCGCCTTTGATCAGCGGTTGAAGGTCTGCGCTTTCAATCACGCGTCCACAAGTTTTGGAGATGTGGTGTGGCAGGGGCAGAGCACGCGGCATGTGCGCGCGGCGTTTGAACAGGCAGGACTTTCGCGGGAAGACGTGGTCGCCTGCTTTGAGGCCATCAGCCCACGCAATTACATGGAGCACTTCGCGCGCGTGAAGGACCGCCAGACGCTGGTGGTCTACGCCACCTACGACCTGACCTTTCCTCTGGAGTTCTCTCTGGAGGTGCTGCGCAGCTTTGAGCAGCGCGGCATTCCGCATACACCTCGAGTATTGCCCTGCGGACATTACGTCGTAGGAGAGAAACCCTATGCGTGGATAGACGGGTGGTATCTTGGCACCTTCGTCCATCGCGCCTTCAAGCGCCTGCGTTCAGCGGGTTAG
- a CDS encoding helix-turn-helix domain-containing protein yields MQKAMQFLQQRDRKLIHVARSVGYESDAAFRKAFKRVVGASRGEYLKRGI; encoded by the coding sequence ATGCAGAAGGCGATGCAGTTCCTTCAACAGCGCGACAGGAAACTCATCCACGTTGCCCGGTCAGTCGGTTACGAGTCCGACGCTGCGTTCCGCAAGGCGTTCAAGAGAGTTGTCGGGGCTAGCCGTGGTGAATACCTTAAACGTGGAATTTGA
- a CDS encoding SDR family oxidoreductase, with translation MRIFVTGATGFIGTPLVQQLIAAGHQVLGLTRSQAGAEALRAVGAEVKFGNIEDLESLRQGAADSDGVIHLAFNHDFSRFQQNCDDDRAAILAMGEVLLGSNRPFVITSGTAIAANVDGKPSTEDSPVATWNPRGASEAAVRDLTGRGVNTSVVRLPQVHDPRRQGLVPYVTATAKQKGVSVYVGDGGNRWPAAHITSVATLYRLAFEKAEPGAIYHAVDEEGVSMKEIAEAIGRGLKVPVKSITPEEAPAHFGWLGHFIGHDMPSSSAITRQKLNWTPTGPGLIADLDAMDYSQV, from the coding sequence ATGCGTATCTTCGTTACTGGAGCCACCGGCTTCATCGGCACTCCGCTTGTGCAGCAGCTCATCGCGGCGGGCCACCAGGTACTTGGCCTCACCCGCTCTCAGGCTGGAGCGGAAGCCCTCCGCGCCGTAGGCGCAGAGGTAAAGTTCGGCAATATCGAAGACCTGGAAAGCCTGCGGCAGGGCGCTGCAGACTCTGACGGCGTCATCCACCTGGCCTTCAACCACGACTTCTCGCGCTTCCAGCAGAACTGCGACGACGACCGCGCAGCCATCCTTGCCATGGGCGAGGTGCTTCTCGGCTCCAACCGCCCCTTCGTCATCACCTCCGGCACGGCCATCGCCGCCAACGTCGACGGCAAGCCGTCAACCGAGGACAGCCCCGTCGCCACCTGGAACCCGCGCGGAGCCTCAGAAGCCGCTGTTCGCGACCTGACCGGACGCGGCGTGAATACCTCCGTCGTCCGCCTGCCCCAGGTGCATGACCCGCGCAGGCAGGGCCTTGTGCCCTATGTCACGGCCACCGCAAAGCAAAAGGGTGTCTCCGTCTACGTAGGCGACGGCGGCAACCGCTGGCCCGCGGCACACATCACCAGTGTGGCCACGCTGTATCGTCTGGCGTTTGAAAAGGCCGAGCCCGGCGCGATCTATCACGCCGTCGACGAAGAAGGCGTCTCCATGAAGGAAATCGCGGAAGCCATTGGCCGCGGCCTGAAGGTGCCGGTGAAGAGCATCACTCCCGAAGAAGCGCCCGCGCACTTCGGCTGGCTTGGCCACTTCATTGGACACGACATGCCGTCGTCCAGCGCCATCACCCGCCAGAAGCTGAACTGGACGCCCACCGGCCCGGGCCTGATCGCCGACCTCGACGCCATGGATTACAGCCAGGTATAA
- a CDS encoding AraC family transcriptional regulator — protein sequence MIGPIVQNPEQTEQPRPSVDPLSEVLSLLKPQSYAAGGFAVNGETAIHFPKHQGIKCYAMLAGECWLALDGGYEPLLLRAGDCFVLPRGLPFRLATDLSVEPVHYTVAKARFAMSHEPPDLAAVGARYIVGGHFALTGGHAETLLQVLPPIVHLRSEVDKTAMRWSMERMREELRNPQPGGALIAQQVAYMMLIQALRQHLKDAASTVPGWLSALADKQMGLAITSMHQEPGRRWTLESLAERVGVSRSVFAERFRQIVGVTPMEYLTRWRMLLAADRLKNSSDGLSAISRALGYESESAFGKAFRRTMGCSPRAYVRPAE from the coding sequence ATGATCGGTCCAATCGTCCAGAATCCGGAACAGACAGAGCAACCGCGTCCGTCCGTGGACCCGTTGTCGGAGGTGCTTTCTCTGCTGAAGCCGCAGAGCTACGCCGCCGGCGGGTTTGCGGTGAACGGCGAAACCGCGATCCATTTTCCGAAGCATCAGGGCATCAAGTGCTATGCCATGCTGGCCGGCGAGTGCTGGCTGGCGCTGGATGGTGGATACGAGCCCCTTCTGCTGCGCGCGGGTGACTGTTTTGTTCTGCCGCGCGGGCTTCCCTTCCGGCTGGCCACGGACCTGAGCGTGGAGCCGGTGCATTACACCGTAGCCAAGGCTCGCTTTGCCATGAGCCACGAACCGCCGGACCTTGCCGCCGTGGGAGCACGCTACATTGTGGGCGGGCATTTTGCGCTGACCGGCGGACATGCCGAGACGCTGCTGCAGGTGTTGCCGCCCATCGTGCATCTGCGCAGCGAGGTGGACAAGACGGCCATGCGGTGGTCCATGGAGCGTATGCGCGAAGAGTTGCGCAACCCGCAGCCGGGCGGAGCGCTGATCGCGCAGCAGGTGGCCTACATGATGCTGATCCAGGCGCTGCGCCAACATTTGAAGGATGCAGCCAGCACCGTTCCGGGCTGGCTTTCCGCGCTGGCCGACAAGCAGATGGGGCTTGCCATCACAAGCATGCACCAGGAGCCGGGCCGGCGGTGGACGCTGGAGTCACTGGCGGAGAGGGTGGGCGTGTCGCGGTCCGTCTTCGCCGAGCGCTTCCGGCAGATTGTCGGAGTGACCCCAATGGAGTACCTGACGCGGTGGCGTATGTTGCTGGCGGCTGACAGGTTGAAGAACTCCTCCGACGGCCTGTCTGCGATCTCGCGGGCGCTGGGGTATGAGTCGGAGAGCGCCTTCGGGAAAGCTTTCCGCAGGACGATGGGCTGCTCGCCCAGGGCGTACGTGCGTCCGGCAGAATGA
- a CDS encoding M28 family peptidase, whose translation MSLHRFKQVAALATALLLFPSAPAQELAGDKVDLDALAQIKTEAFQHSQVMENLYYMSEVYGPRVNNSRNHRAAAEWAMTQMKAWGMKNVHLEKWPFGYGWQIKKYYGALESPAYAAIPGFPLAWTPGTNGPVTADAMWAPIHSKEDFAKYKGKLKGKIVLIFDPAVLTLHMTADAQKSPTDEEILERANSPRGGRPGGPGGPGAGPADRDPSGRGRHGEGTWEFTPTSQALSGNTAIRKELNAFLKEEAPAVVLTPGYNGDGGTIFGSYGGSQDPKDPVPPPMVAIAAEQYNRIVRLLQHGNTPKLTFDVQVEYQKEDTDAFNVIGEIPGTTKPEEVVMVGGHFDSWQGGTGATDNGTGSSVAMEAVRILATLKKPMARTVRVALWGGEEEGLFGSLAYVQQHYAQRDTMKKTPEYDKFDVYFNDDNGSGRFRGVSAGGSKEIGAIFKSWIEPIKDQHIVAVSGTEYRPMTSPGGTDSTSFTWVGLNGIGFMQDPLEYGTRTHHSNADTYDRVQKDDVIQGAFVEAWFAYNAATRAEMLPRIPTPEPLKKQ comes from the coding sequence ATGTCGTTGCACCGCTTCAAGCAGGTCGCCGCTCTGGCTACGGCACTGTTGCTCTTCCCGTCCGCACCCGCGCAGGAACTGGCAGGGGACAAGGTTGATCTGGATGCCCTGGCACAGATCAAGACGGAGGCCTTCCAGCACTCGCAAGTGATGGAAAACCTCTACTACATGTCCGAGGTCTACGGTCCGCGCGTCAACAACAGCCGCAATCACCGTGCCGCCGCCGAGTGGGCGATGACGCAGATGAAAGCGTGGGGGATGAAGAACGTCCACCTGGAGAAGTGGCCCTTCGGCTACGGATGGCAGATCAAGAAATATTACGGCGCCCTGGAATCTCCGGCGTACGCCGCTATTCCCGGTTTCCCGCTGGCCTGGACACCCGGAACCAATGGCCCGGTCACCGCGGACGCCATGTGGGCGCCGATCCATTCCAAGGAAGATTTCGCCAAGTACAAGGGGAAGCTGAAGGGCAAGATCGTTCTGATCTTTGATCCGGCGGTGCTTACGCTGCACATGACCGCAGACGCACAGAAGTCTCCTACCGATGAAGAGATTCTGGAGCGCGCCAACTCGCCGCGTGGCGGACGCCCGGGTGGCCCCGGTGGTCCGGGCGCCGGTCCGGCGGATCGTGATCCCAGTGGCCGCGGCCGGCATGGCGAAGGCACGTGGGAGTTCACGCCGACTTCGCAGGCCCTTTCCGGCAACACGGCCATTCGTAAGGAGCTGAATGCTTTCCTGAAGGAAGAGGCTCCGGCAGTTGTCCTCACCCCCGGCTACAACGGAGACGGCGGCACCATCTTCGGCAGCTACGGTGGCTCGCAGGATCCCAAGGACCCGGTCCCGCCTCCGATGGTTGCCATTGCGGCAGAGCAGTACAACCGCATTGTCCGCCTGCTGCAGCATGGCAATACACCCAAGCTGACCTTCGATGTGCAGGTTGAGTACCAGAAAGAAGATACCGACGCCTTCAACGTCATCGGTGAGATTCCCGGAACGACCAAGCCGGAGGAGGTCGTTATGGTCGGCGGCCACTTCGACAGCTGGCAGGGCGGCACCGGCGCAACGGACAACGGCACCGGTTCCTCGGTTGCCATGGAGGCTGTACGCATCCTGGCGACGCTGAAGAAGCCGATGGCCCGCACTGTGCGCGTTGCCCTGTGGGGCGGTGAAGAGGAAGGCCTCTTTGGCTCCCTCGCATATGTGCAGCAGCACTACGCCCAGCGCGACACTATGAAGAAGACCCCGGAGTATGACAAGTTCGATGTCTACTTCAACGACGACAACGGCTCGGGCCGCTTCCGCGGCGTCTCCGCCGGTGGCAGCAAGGAGATAGGCGCCATCTTCAAGTCGTGGATTGAACCCATCAAGGACCAGCACATTGTTGCTGTTTCGGGAACCGAGTACCGTCCCATGACCTCACCCGGTGGTACGGACTCGACCAGCTTCACGTGGGTCGGACTGAACGGCATCGGCTTCATGCAGGATCCCCTGGAGTACGGCACGCGTACGCACCACTCCAACGCGGACACCTATGACCGCGTGCAGAAGGACGACGTGATCCAGGGAGCTTTTGTGGAAGCATGGTTCGCCTACAACGCAGCTACTCGCGCAGAGATGCTGCCACGCATCCCAACCCCCGAACCTTTGAAGAAGCAGTAA
- the alr gene encoding alanine racemase — protein MRTIEPNQVRPVWAEISASRLATNFRHTRAAAGMELLAVIKADAYGHGAELCAPILAGAGAAWLGVTSVEEGVRVKASLGMLPHFLMPRILVMCGVWNGEAAVAVEHGLTPVVWEEYQLRLLEEAARKRSLAPGSFAIHVEVDTGMARQGVLDLAAFAALLAEDSPLRIEGVMTHLGSTEEADSPLNHEQMHRFASQVSASKLHLDWVHAGNTSGVDAAQILTEIKSIAATCGAQPMARSGLAMYGYALPLTGDAEPHVHPALQPVMTWKTRVISLRDVPTGATVGYNATFTAPQPMRLALIPVGYADGLRRELSNRGHVLVHGQHAKIVGRVSMDLTILDVTNIPGAAIGDEVTLIGDGVPVEEQAALAGTIPYEILCGISDRVPRMVVE, from the coding sequence ATGCGAACCATTGAACCCAACCAGGTGCGGCCGGTGTGGGCCGAGATCTCGGCCTCGCGCCTGGCCACCAACTTTCGCCACACTCGCGCAGCCGCGGGCATGGAACTGCTCGCCGTCATCAAGGCAGACGCCTACGGCCACGGCGCAGAGCTCTGCGCGCCTATCCTCGCCGGAGCAGGCGCCGCGTGGCTCGGCGTCACCAGCGTGGAGGAAGGCGTTCGCGTCAAAGCCTCGCTCGGCATGCTGCCGCACTTCCTTATGCCGCGCATCCTGGTCATGTGCGGCGTTTGGAACGGTGAAGCAGCCGTCGCCGTCGAACACGGCCTTACCCCCGTCGTGTGGGAGGAGTACCAGCTTCGCCTGCTGGAAGAGGCAGCCCGCAAGCGCAGCCTCGCGCCGGGAAGTTTCGCCATCCATGTTGAGGTCGATACCGGCATGGCCCGCCAGGGAGTACTCGACCTTGCCGCCTTCGCTGCGCTGCTCGCCGAAGATTCGCCGCTGCGCATCGAAGGCGTGATGACCCACCTCGGCTCCACTGAAGAAGCAGACTCCCCGCTCAACCACGAGCAGATGCACCGCTTCGCCTCGCAAGTCTCCGCCAGCAAACTCCACCTCGACTGGGTACACGCAGGCAACACCTCTGGCGTGGACGCCGCGCAGATCCTCACCGAAATCAAATCCATCGCCGCCACCTGCGGAGCGCAGCCCATGGCACGCTCCGGCCTGGCCATGTACGGCTACGCTCTACCGCTGACCGGCGATGCCGAGCCGCATGTGCATCCCGCCCTGCAACCTGTCATGACCTGGAAGACCCGTGTGATCAGCCTGCGCGACGTACCCACGGGAGCGACCGTGGGCTACAACGCTACCTTCACCGCTCCGCAGCCCATGCGTCTTGCTCTGATTCCCGTCGGCTACGCCGACGGCCTGCGCCGTGAGCTCTCCAACCGCGGTCACGTCCTCGTACACGGCCAGCACGCAAAAATCGTGGGCCGCGTCTCCATGGACCTGACCATCCTCGACGTCACCAACATCCCCGGCGCGGCCATCGGCGACGAAGTCACGCTGATCGGCGACGGCGTCCCCGTGGAAGAGCAGGCCGCGCTCGCCGGAACGATTCCGTACGAGATCCTCTGCGGCATCAGCGACCGCGTTCCTCGCATGGTCGTGGAGTAG
- a CDS encoding helix-turn-helix transcriptional regulator has translation MRRADRLFRIVQVLRAGRLLTARDLARKLEVSERTVYRDVRDLQLSGMPILGEAGVGYTLRRDVDLPPLMFNANELAALVLGARLVKAWGGDEAVAGAADALRKIEAVLPPEMRQQIDSVMMYAPGFRMQKHVRTLIDRIHEACVTQRIIQFDYCREDGERSYNRRTRPLALYFWGGAWTAATWCELRNDFRLFRLDRMENFALLDEHFTLKKGQRLEDYLRQVDPPKKKQ, from the coding sequence ATGCGCCGTGCCGACCGCCTGTTCCGCATTGTTCAAGTGCTGCGCGCCGGCCGCCTGCTGACCGCGCGCGACCTGGCCCGCAAGCTGGAGGTAAGCGAACGCACCGTCTACCGCGACGTGCGGGACCTTCAGCTTTCGGGCATGCCCATCCTGGGCGAAGCCGGCGTCGGCTACACCCTGCGACGCGATGTCGATCTGCCTCCCCTGATGTTCAACGCCAACGAACTCGCCGCACTCGTCCTCGGCGCCCGCCTGGTCAAAGCCTGGGGAGGCGACGAGGCCGTTGCAGGCGCAGCCGACGCCCTGCGCAAGATTGAAGCTGTCCTTCCGCCGGAGATGCGTCAGCAGATCGACTCCGTGATGATGTACGCTCCCGGCTTCCGCATGCAGAAGCACGTGCGCACCCTCATCGACCGCATTCATGAGGCCTGCGTAACGCAGCGCATCATCCAGTTTGACTACTGCCGTGAAGACGGCGAGCGCAGCTACAACCGCCGCACCCGCCCACTCGCTCTCTATTTCTGGGGAGGCGCATGGACCGCCGCCACATGGTGCGAGCTGCGCAACGACTTCCGCCTCTTCCGCCTGGACCGCATGGAGAACTTCGCCCTTCTCGACGAACACTTCACCCTGAAGAAAGGCCAGCGTCTGGAAGACTACCTCCGCCAGGTCGATCCTCCAAAGAAGAAACAGTAG
- a CDS encoding VOC family protein: MSEAVTNASTWFEIPTLEIQRAQTFYEQVLEMQMKSFPDENPMVMFPYEPGVGTGGALVQRDFQKPSGQGTIVYLTCKGDLDPVLVRVTAKGGNIIIPKTAIPGGFGHYACIRDTEGNLVGLHSKE, translated from the coding sequence ATGAGCGAAGCCGTGACCAACGCATCCACCTGGTTTGAAATCCCCACCCTCGAAATCCAGCGCGCACAAACCTTCTACGAGCAGGTCCTGGAGATGCAGATGAAGTCCTTCCCCGATGAAAACCCGATGGTGATGTTTCCCTACGAGCCCGGTGTCGGCACCGGCGGAGCGCTCGTGCAGCGCGACTTTCAGAAGCCCAGCGGGCAGGGAACCATCGTCTACCTCACCTGCAAGGGCGACCTCGACCCCGTCCTCGTCCGCGTTACCGCCAAGGGAGGCAACATCATTATCCCCAAGACGGCCATTCCCGGCGGCTTCGGCCACTACGCCTGCATCCGCGACACCGAAGGCAACCTGGTCGGTCTGCACTCCAAGGAATAA
- a CDS encoding type II toxin-antitoxin system RelE/ParE family toxin, whose amino-acid sequence MSRIPAPRRVWPAERPLFSTANLHLSWTAASLEDRDALLTWLGKRNPKAAVSLDDRIEHEAEQLLQFPASGRPGRVPGTRELVVTRTKYVLIYTVKGHRIRILRVLHGARQWP is encoded by the coding sequence ATGTCTCGCATTCCCGCGCCAAGGCGAGTTTGGCCCGCAGAAAGGCCGCTCTTCTCAACCGCTAATCTGCATCTTTCCTGGACTGCAGCGTCACTTGAGGACCGCGACGCGCTGCTGACATGGCTCGGCAAACGTAACCCGAAGGCCGCGGTTTCGCTGGATGATCGCATTGAGCACGAAGCCGAACAGCTCCTCCAATTTCCTGCCAGCGGACGTCCTGGCCGTGTCCCTGGAACCCGGGAACTGGTCGTTACCCGGACGAAGTATGTCCTTATTTACACCGTCAAGGGCCACCGCATTCGCATCCTTCGCGTACTCCATGGAGCACGCCAGTGGCCCTAG
- a CDS encoding type II toxin-antitoxin system RelB/DinJ family antitoxin: MQLHYTQSMAATALVQTRIDPAIKKRAAAVLKKQGITVSDAVRILLTRTANEGALPIPADTEAYDAWFRAKVHEALNDPRPDVSHSRAKASLARRKAALLNR, translated from the coding sequence ATGCAATTGCATTACACTCAGTCCATGGCCGCCACAGCTCTCGTCCAAACACGCATCGACCCTGCCATCAAAAAACGCGCCGCGGCCGTGTTGAAGAAACAAGGAATCACTGTCTCGGACGCGGTCCGTATACTCCTCACTCGTACGGCGAATGAAGGCGCTTTACCCATCCCTGCGGACACGGAAGCCTACGATGCATGGTTCCGCGCGAAGGTACATGAAGCCCTGAACGATCCTCGGCCAGATGTCTCGCATTCCCGCGCCAAGGCGAGTTTGGCCCGCAGAAAGGCCGCTCTTCTCAACCGCTAA
- the dnaB gene encoding replicative DNA helicase: protein MASYLQIIEQQGAPAALHAENTILGAMLTDGLAITDATARLRIDDFSLDSHRRVYAAMLEMIEAGHAIDIVTVSDNLARKKELEGIGGIPYLSFLTEGIPRNPNIEDYVRIVKDKSLLRQLMSVCNDGLLAAADQSELAIDVLSRVEGRVLEIAEGAIQKSFSNIGEIVAESFGTIDALYEQGREITGLRTHYAEFDRMTSGLQHSELTIIAARPSMGKTAWAINIAQNSAVRDGKVVAVFSLEMSKESLLRRMLASEALVNSKKIQTGFLPREDKTKLVAALDRLMSSKMFIDDTPGITLAEMRAKARRLKQQEGGLDLIVIDYLQLMSGSTGPGKKGFENRTQEVSSISRGLKALAKEMKVPVVALSQLSRASEQRGGEKKPMLSDLRESGSIEQDADVVCFIHREEYYDRENEDVKGKAEIIIAKQRNGPTGSVHMAYLSDYTRFENLESAHSGGAEY, encoded by the coding sequence ATGGCTTCCTACCTCCAGATTATCGAGCAGCAGGGCGCACCGGCGGCACTGCACGCGGAAAACACGATCCTCGGCGCCATGCTCACCGATGGGCTTGCGATCACGGACGCCACCGCGCGTCTGCGCATCGACGACTTCTCGCTCGACTCGCACCGCCGCGTCTACGCTGCCATGCTGGAGATGATCGAGGCCGGCCACGCCATCGACATTGTCACCGTCTCCGACAACCTTGCCCGCAAAAAAGAGCTGGAAGGCATCGGCGGCATCCCGTACCTCTCGTTCCTGACCGAAGGCATTCCGCGGAACCCGAACATTGAGGACTACGTCCGCATCGTCAAAGACAAGAGCCTGCTGCGCCAGCTCATGTCTGTCTGCAACGACGGGCTCCTCGCCGCGGCCGATCAGTCCGAGCTCGCCATCGATGTTCTCTCACGCGTGGAAGGCCGTGTCCTGGAGATCGCCGAAGGCGCCATCCAGAAGAGCTTCTCCAACATCGGCGAGATCGTCGCCGAAAGCTTCGGCACCATTGACGCGCTCTACGAGCAGGGCCGCGAGATCACCGGCCTGCGCACGCACTACGCCGAGTTCGACCGCATGACCAGCGGCCTGCAGCACTCCGAACTCACCATCATCGCCGCCCGCCCTTCGATGGGTAAAACGGCCTGGGCCATCAACATTGCACAGAACTCCGCCGTGCGCGACGGCAAGGTGGTCGCCGTCTTCTCGCTCGAAATGAGCAAGGAGTCGCTGCTTCGCCGTATGCTCGCCAGCGAAGCCCTGGTGAACTCGAAGAAGATCCAGACCGGCTTCCTTCCCCGCGAAGACAAGACCAAGCTGGTCGCCGCGCTTGACCGCCTGATGTCGTCCAAGATGTTCATTGACGACACCCCCGGCATCACCCTGGCAGAGATGCGCGCCAAGGCCCGCCGCCTGAAGCAGCAGGAAGGCGGTCTCGACCTGATTGTGATCGACTACCTGCAGTTGATGAGCGGCTCCACCGGCCCCGGCAAAAAAGGCTTCGAGAACCGCACGCAGGAAGTCAGCTCCATCTCGCGCGGTCTCAAAGCTCTTGCCAAGGAAATGAAGGTTCCCGTCGTCGCCCTGTCGCAGCTCTCCCGTGCCAGCGAACAGCGCGGCGGCGAAAAGAAGCCCATGCTCAGCGATCTCCGCGAATCAGGCTCCATCGAGCAGGACGCCGACGTCGTCTGCTTCATCCACCGCGAAGAGTACTACGACCGCGAAAACGAAGACGTCAAAGGCAAGGCCGAAATCATCATCGCCAAACAACGCAACGGCCCCACCGGCAGCGTCCACATGGCCTACCTGAGCGACTACACGCGTTTTGAGAATCTGGAATCCGCGCATAGTGGCGGGGCAGAATACTAG
- a CDS encoding DUF5076 domain-containing protein, giving the protein MSEKHALAVPPAAKRDAKSFEILRVWIAEQDQHVSLGAEVWEDPAAWGIFLADLARHIANAQKQAGKSKNTEAFLARLREGFEEEMDEPTDEVSGQIH; this is encoded by the coding sequence ATGTCAGAAAAACATGCCCTGGCGGTGCCGCCCGCGGCCAAACGTGATGCGAAGTCCTTTGAAATCCTGCGGGTATGGATTGCCGAGCAGGACCAGCACGTAAGCCTGGGGGCGGAGGTGTGGGAGGACCCGGCGGCGTGGGGTATCTTTCTGGCCGACCTGGCGCGCCACATTGCCAATGCGCAGAAGCAGGCGGGCAAGTCGAAGAATACCGAGGCATTTCTGGCGCGGCTGCGGGAAGGCTTTGAGGAAGAGATGGACGAGCCGACCGACGAGGTCAGCGGGCAGATTCATTAG